The Buchnera aphidicola (Cavariella theobaldi) DNA window TTCTGATCGAAATCGTACATATAATTTTCCTCAAAACAGAGTTACTGATCACAGAATTAATTTGACTATATATAAATTAGATGAAGTACTGCAAGGAAAATTAGATTTATTAATTAATCCTATGATTCAAGAGTATCAAGCAGATATGTTAACATTATTATCACGATCTTAAATATGAATATTCAAAAATGGATTCAAAAAACATCAGAAAAATTATCTTTGTGTGATAATCCAAAATACGAAGCAGAAATCTTATTAATATACACTTCACAACATACGTATAGTGACATTTTAACTTTTAATCATATTAAAATGAGTGCAATGCAATTAAAAAATTTAAAAAATTTGGTATATCGAAGATCTCTTGGAGAGCCAATGGCATATTTAAAAGGAGAAAAAGAATTTTGGTCTTTGTCTTTACGCGTTTCATATGATACTCTTATTCCAAGACCTGAAACTGAAATTTTAGTAGAACAGGTATTATTAAAAGCTCAGGATAAATTTTCTTCTATTCTTGATTTAGGTACTGGATCTGGCAATATTGCTTTAGCATTAGCTAGTGCATGTAAACATTTTAGAATTACAGGTATAGATAATTCAAAAAAAGCATTAAAAATAGCTAAATATAATGCAGTAAATTTAAAATTATATAATATTTGTTTTTTTTATAGCGATTGGTTTTCATGTGTTAAAAAAAAATTTCATATTATTGTAAGTAATCCACCTTATATTAGTATAGATGAAAGTTTTTTATTGAAAAAAGATATTTTTTTTGAACCATTCAATGCGCTTTTTTCTAAAAATAATGGTTTAGCGGATATTGAACATATTATAAAAAATTCTTTTCATTATTTATTATATAAAGGTTGGTTATTGGTAGAGCATGGATGGAAACAAAAATTAATAATACAGCATTTTTTTAAAAAATATAATTTTCATAATATTACATCACATAAAGACTATGGAGGAAACGATCGTGTTACTATTGGGCAAAAAATAAAATAATTAATTGATATTGCTGTTATTACGTACAATATATAGATAATGCGATGTGTTTGTAATAAAGAATATAGTTATATATTTTTTATAAAAGGTATATTCCTATATATAATTATTAATAACATTTTTATTTTTAATCATCTAAATAATATTAATATTGCTAATAATATGAAATCTGTTGCTAATATTGATTTTTCCAAACTATCACTTTTTGATTCCATTCTTGCAACTTCTCAAATTATACGAGAAGATTTTCCAGCGGAATGTGTTTTGTTAGAATTAAATGCTAAAGTACAAGAAGCAAAATCTTATATTTCTTCTGAAAATCAACCTAATCGACAATTAAAAAAATTATTAGAATTGTTTTATAAGCATTGGCATTTTGGTAGTGCAAGTGGTGTATATAAATTGTCCAATGTTCTTTGGATTGATCACGTGTTAAAAACGCGTCAAGGTACTGCGGTGTCTTTAGGTGTTCTTTTTTTATATATTGCACAATCATTACATTTACCATTAAATCCAGTTATATTTCCAACGCAATTCCTTTTAAGAGCGGATTGGATGAATAAAAAAAAATGGTTAATTAATCCTTTTAATGGAGAAATTGTAAATAAACATATATTACAAGTGTGGTTAAAAGGCAACATTAGCCCAACTGCAAAATTATATGAAAGCGATTTATATAAATCTGAGCCTATCACTGTAATTCGTAAAATGCTTGATATATTAAAATCTGCATTAATAGAGGAAAAAAAAATGGAATTAGCATTAAATGTAATTAATGTACTATTACAAATTGATCCGAATAATCCGTATGAAATTCGTGATAGAGGATTAATATATGCACAATTAAAATGTCATCATGTTGCTATAACAGATTTAATTTATTTTATTGAACACTGTCCAGAAGATCCTATTAGTGAAATAATTAAATTACAAATTCATTCTATTGAACAAAAAAAAATTATTTTACATTAACGCATGTATTTTTATTTATCTGATAGTATAATGGGAAGATGTCTTTTGTGTTCTGTTTTTAAATAGAGTTGTTCAATAATTTTTTTACTTCGGGTATCTACTTGTTGACCTTCTAAATAAGAATCGATTGTAGCATATGTAATACCTAAAACAGATTCGTCCGGCTGCTGTGGTTTATTATCTTCTAAATCTGCCATTGGTTTTTTTAAATAAAGATGTTTAGGGCAATTTAATTCTTTTAATAAAGCACATCCTTGTCTCTTATTGAATCTAGAAATAGGATTTATATCGGTAGCTCCATCACCGTATTTAGTAAAAAATCCAGTAATTATTTCTGCGGCATGAGCTGTTCCCACTACTAAACCATTATTAACAGCAGCTACACTATATTGTATTTTCATTCTTTCTCTTGCTTTTTCATTGCCTTTTATATAGTCTGAAATATATATTCCTGATTTTTTTAATGCTCGTTCACTACTCAAAACTGCATTTTTAATATTAATAACAAAGCATTGATCGGGATATATAAATTTAATCGCATCTTGACAATCTTTTTCATCTTTTTGAGAACCATATGGTAAACGCAATGCAATAAATTGATAATTAATGTTTTTTGTTTCATTTCTTAATTGTTGTATAGCTATTTGACATAATTTCCCAGTTAATGTTGAATCTTGACCCCCACTAATACCTAAGACTAAAGATTGTAAATTAGAAAAATGAGATAAATATTTTTTTAAAAAATCAATACATTTTTTAATTTCGATTTTTGGTATAATTTTTGGTTTTACTCCTAATATTTTAATAATTTTTTTTTGTAATTTCATCTTTTGCTCCATATATAGTATTTTTTTTTGAAGTATACAAAATTTTTATATAATTAATATTATATTTTTTGCGATTTTATAAAAAGTAACACTATATTAAAACATTTAAATATATTTTTTGATAAAATATATTATATATCTTATTAAATCGGTATAACAATATTGAAAAATCTCATTTTAGTTTTAAACTGCGGAAGTTCTTCTTTAAAATTTTCTGTCATAAATCCAAAAAATGAAAAAAAATATTTATTTGGTACAGTGGAACGTTTGTTTTTATCGGATACATATGTTACATGGGAATCAAAAAAAAATAAATATAAAAAAAATATCGGTTCAAATATTTCTCATGAACAAGCATTAGATTTTGTCATAGATCATATTTTTTTGTTAGAAGAAAAAATTCTTAAAAATATTGTTGGTATAGGGCATCGAGTAGTTCATGGAGGTAAAAAAATAAAAAATTCTATATTAATTAATGATAAAATCATTAATTTAATTGAAGAAGCCTCTATTTTTGCTCCTTTACATAATCCAGCTAATTTAATTGGAATTAAAAAAATTTTACAGAAATATCCTATACTTTCAAAAAAAAATGTTGCGGTTTTTGATACTTCTTTTTATCAAAATATGCCTAAGGTATCCTTTTTATATGCTATTCCTTATGATTTTTTTAAAAAATATGGTATTAGACGTTATGGTGCGCATGGAATTAGTCATTGTTATATCCTTCATAAAACAGCTTTTTTATTACAAAAATCATTTAATCAATTAAATATTATCACTTGTCATTTAGGTAATGGCGCTTCTGTTTCTGCTATACGTAATGGAATATGTGTTGATACTTCTATGGGATTAACTCCATTAGAAGGGTTGGTCATGGGTACTCGCAGTGGAGATATAGATCCATCAATTATTTTTTTTATGTATAAACAACTTAATATGAGCATACATCAGATTGAAGAATTATTAATCAAAAAATCTGGTTTATTAGGATTAAGTGGTATAAGTAGTGATTTTCGTTATCTCGAGAAAAATTATAATATTAATGAAAAAGCAAAAATAGCTGTAGATATTTTTTGTCATAGAATTAGTAAGTATATTTCTGCTTATACATCATTAATGCATGGTCGTTTAGATGCGATAATTTTCACTGGTGGAATAGGCGAAAATGTTCCTTTTATTAGAAGTATCATTATATCTAAATTATCTTTACTAGGATTTTTTATTCACTCGGAAAAAAATTTGTTAATATGTAATGGAAAAACTGGTAATATTAACATTAAAACTTCGCGCCCTATTTTTATTATTCCAACCAATGAAGATTTAGCTATCTCTCGAGAGACTATAAATATAATTAGTCTTGTGTAAAAACTATATCATTTTATATCAAAAAAATAGGATATATATATGTCTCGTATTATTATGCTGATTCCTTTAAATAATCAAGTCGGTTCTACGGCAATAAGTTTAAGTATGTTAAATTTTTTTAATAAAAATAAATATCGTAAGGATATGAATAAGCCTATTTTATATATTTCTTGCCAAAGTAACTCGCTAGATCACACCACTGTACTAATTAAGAAATAT harbors:
- the prmC gene encoding peptide chain release factor N(5)-glutamine methyltransferase codes for the protein MNIQKWIQKTSEKLSLCDNPKYEAEILLIYTSQHTYSDILTFNHIKMSAMQLKNLKNLVYRRSLGEPMAYLKGEKEFWSLSLRVSYDTLIPRPETEILVEQVLLKAQDKFSSILDLGTGSGNIALALASACKHFRITGIDNSKKALKIAKYNAVNLKLYNICFFYSDWFSCVKKKFHIIVSNPPYISIDESFLLKKDIFFEPFNALFSKNNGLADIEHIIKNSFHYLLYKGWLLVEHGWKQKLIIQHFFKKYNFHNITSHKDYGGNDRVTIGQKIK
- the sirB1 gene encoding invasion regulator SirB1 encodes the protein MKSVANIDFSKLSLFDSILATSQIIREDFPAECVLLELNAKVQEAKSYISSENQPNRQLKKLLELFYKHWHFGSASGVYKLSNVLWIDHVLKTRQGTAVSLGVLFLYIAQSLHLPLNPVIFPTQFLLRADWMNKKKWLINPFNGEIVNKHILQVWLKGNISPTAKLYESDLYKSEPITVIRKMLDILKSALIEEKKMELALNVINVLLQIDPNNPYEIRDRGLIYAQLKCHHVAITDLIYFIEHCPEDPISEIIKLQIHSIEQKKIILH
- the nadE gene encoding ammonia-dependent NAD(+) synthetase, with protein sequence MKLQKKIIKILGVKPKIIPKIEIKKCIDFLKKYLSHFSNLQSLVLGISGGQDSTLTGKLCQIAIQQLRNETKNINYQFIALRLPYGSQKDEKDCQDAIKFIYPDQCFVINIKNAVLSSERALKKSGIYISDYIKGNEKARERMKIQYSVAAVNNGLVVGTAHAAEIITGFFTKYGDGATDINPISRFNKRQGCALLKELNCPKHLYLKKPMADLEDNKPQQPDESVLGITYATIDSYLEGQQVDTRSKKIIEQLYLKTEHKRHLPIILSDK
- a CDS encoding acetate kinase, giving the protein MLKNLILVLNCGSSSLKFSVINPKNEKKYLFGTVERLFLSDTYVTWESKKNKYKKNIGSNISHEQALDFVIDHIFLLEEKILKNIVGIGHRVVHGGKKIKNSILINDKIINLIEEASIFAPLHNPANLIGIKKILQKYPILSKKNVAVFDTSFYQNMPKVSFLYAIPYDFFKKYGIRRYGAHGISHCYILHKTAFLLQKSFNQLNIITCHLGNGASVSAIRNGICVDTSMGLTPLEGLVMGTRSGDIDPSIIFFMYKQLNMSIHQIEELLIKKSGLLGLSGISSDFRYLEKNYNINEKAKIAVDIFCHRISKYISAYTSLMHGRLDAIIFTGGIGENVPFIRSIIISKLSLLGFFIHSEKNLLICNGKTGNINIKTSRPIFIIPTNEDLAISRETINIISLV